Part of the Gallalistipes aquisgranensis genome, TCCCAAATATAGGGAAAATATTCGGAATGTATCCGTTCCGACAGGAAAATGTCTTCCGTCAATCGCATCTGCTGCCGGCCATCCTGAGGATGAAATAGAGCGGGGTGACGAACAGCAAGACGATCAGAACCTGGAAGACAAGACCGACGCCCGTGACCGAGTGGCCGTGGAACACCGTAAAAAGAGAAAGGTTGTTGATGCAGGCGAACATGACGGTTATTTCCAGTTTTATATGGCGCATCATTCTGACACCGAGCCGGTAGAGCGTATTCCGGTTGTGGTCGGATACTTTGACTGGATAATTGAATTTTTTGTAATATTTTTCGCTGATCGAAAGTCCTGTAAACAATACGGCTGCTACGATCGGCAGGATAAGCAGATACGAGCGTCCGCCCCAGCCGTCGGCTGTTCCTCTGATATCGAAATGAATCGGAATGGCCGTATCGGCCAATTCGTTCCAATAGAGCAATGGGTACAACGCCCAAATGAAACTTGCTCCGGAAAGGATTTCCAGTATCCGGTCGTAGCGTTCTTTTCGGGTCGGGGATAAAGATTCGGGTTCTCGGTGCAAGGTCAGAGAGTTGTCAGGGATTGTAGATGTCTTTGTAGCGGAATTCGAATATTTCCCGGAGCATGGCGATGTATTCGCCCGCTTCCGTGTGGGAGGGAACGAGTTGCCGTACACGGATAAAGTCGTTCATCGCTTTATCGAACGCTCCGTCACGGTGGTACAGTTTACCCCGCTCCAAATAGAGTTTGTGATCGCCGGGCGACTCTCCGATAGCGGTCGTCAGCAGATCTATTTCGTTTTGCAATCTGTTGTGCATGTCCATAGTCCGTGTTTTTCGATATAACGGTACACTCCCGGGGTGACCATCTCTTCGACCGGTTCTCCGAGGCGTAATCTCCGTCTGATTTCGGTTGCGGAGTAATCCAACAGGGGAGCGGAAGGAAGGACTTTCGCCGGGGTGTTGTACTTCGTTCCGTCACCGCCGCTTCTCGGATAGTACCATATACGGTATTTCCGGATGAACCGGTCGTATCCCTTCCAGCGGGGCAGTCCGCTGACGTTGTCTTCTCCGATCAGGATGGAAAAGGTCCGGTTGGGATAACGCTCTTCGAGTGCCTGCAACGTGTCGACGGTGTACGAAGGTTTGGGCAGGTCAAATTCTATGCCGCAAGCCTGTATCCGGTCGGGATGGGAGGACTCTCCGGCAGCTGTGCGGACCATCTCCAGGCGATGCTGTTCTTCGGCCAGTTCCTCCTGCCGTTTGAACGGACTCCGGGGAGAAACGACGAACCACACTTCTTCGCACAAGCCTTGGTCCAGAACCCATTCCGCAATGGCGATGTGTCCTTTGTGGACAGGATTGAACGATCCGAAATAGAGCATCGTCTCCATGCGGGTTAGCCGATAAAGTCGCGGATGAGCGTGGTCACCTCCTCTACGGCCTCTTCCAGCCGGTCGTTTACCACGATGCGGTCGAATTTATGGCAATAGGAAATTTCCGTTTCAGCCTTTTGTATGCGTCGTTCGATCACTTCGGGAGCATCCGTTCCCCGGCCGATCAACCGGCTGCGGAGCTCTTCGATCGAGGGCGGCATGATGAATATGGAGAGAGCTTTGTCTCCGAATATTTCTTTGAGCCGGATGCCGCCCTTTACGTCCACGTCGAAAATGATGACGTTCCCTTTGCTCCAGATACGTTCGAGTTCCGTGCAGAGCGTTCCGTAACAGGTGCCTGCATAGACCTCTTCCCACTCTACGAATTCGCCCCGTTCGACGGCTTTGGAGAATTCTTCGGGCGACAGGAAATAGTACTCCACTCCGTTCCGTTCCGTCCCCCGAGGGGCCCGGCTGGTTGCCGAGACGGAGAATTCGAGCCGGGGGAAAGTCTTCAGCAGATGTTTGACGATCGTGCTTTTCCCTGCACCCGATGGGGCTGAGAGGATGACGAGTTTGCCGGTGTACTGACAATGAAACATGGGTGAAGGAAAATTACAGTAGATTCAGAACCTGTTCCTTTATTTTCTCCAGTTCATCCTTCATCTGGACGACGAGTTTCTGGATGGCGGCATCGTTCGCCTTCGAGCCGAGCGTGTTGATTTCACGTCCCATTTCCTGGGCGATGAATCCGAGTTTGCGCCCCACCCCGTCTTCCGAGGCGGCCACTTCGTGGAAATACCTGCAATGGTTTTCCAGCCGGACTTTTTCTTCTGTGATGTCGAGTTTCTCGATGTAGAAAATCATCTCCTGCTCCAGTCGGTTGCTGTCCACCGGGATTCCCGCCGATTCGATGTTTTCCCGGATACGTGCTTTGATCTGTTCGGTACGGGCCTGTTCGTACGGTGTTACCTCCTCTTTCAGTGCCCTGATTTTGTCCACCCGGCGCAACAGGTCTCGGATCAATGTGTCGCCTTCCTGGAGACGGAATTGTTCGATATGGTCGAGGGCCTGCCGGACGGTTTCCGCGACGGCCGACTGTTCTTCCTCGGAAAGCGAGGTGTTTTCGTTCTGAACCACCTCCGGAAGCCGGAGAATGGCGGGAATGGCTGCTGCGATCGTTTGGGTGTCCCAGCCGATCCCCTGTTCGGAAGCGATACGTTCTATCTGACGGTAATATTCACCGAACAATGTACCGTTGATGGCGGCCGATCCGGATGACGCATCGGTTTCGTAGGAGATGAAGACATCCACCTTGCCCCGCTGCATGACTTTTGCCACACAGTTGCGGATTTCGTATTCGAGACCGCGGTAGAGCCCGGGCACCTTGACCGAAAGATCGAGCTGCTTGCTGTTCAGGGAGCGTATTTCGACGGTGATTTTTTTTCCGGCTACGGCCGTTTCCGCTTTGCCGTAGCCGGTCATGGACTTTATCATGGCGTGAACTGCTTTGTGATTAAATATCTGCAAATGTACGGTAAAATTGCGGAAATGCAAGGCAGGGCCGCCGTTGTTAAAATATAAGTGTTTTTGAATAATTTTAAAAAACTTTTTGGTAACTTTGTCGGATACAATAATTGTCAATCAAAACCAAACGTATAAACGAACAGTTATATGAAAAAGCACAACTTCAATGCAGGACCCTCGATCCTGCCGCGTGTAGCCATTGAAAATGCCGCTAAGGCCATTCTCGATTTCGAAGGCATCGGTCTTTCGCTGTTGGAAATATCCCATCGCACCAAAGATTACGAGGCTGTGAACGACGAGGCCGAGTCGCTTTTCAGGGAGCTGTTGAATATTCCGGATAATTATAAGGTGCTTTTTCTGGGCGGAGGTGCCAGCACCCAGTTCTTCCACGTTCCCTACAATCTGCTGGAAAAGAAAGCCGGTTATGTGAACACGGGCGTGTGGGCGAAGAAGGCCATCAAGGAGGCCAAGAATTTCGGCGAGGTAGAGGTGCTCGCTTCCTCGGAGGACAAAAACTTCACCTATATTCCGAAAGGATATAAAATCCCGGCTGATCTGGACTATCTTCACATTACGACCAACAATACCATTTACGGAACGGAGTTGCACGAAGATATAGATTCGCCGGTGACGGTGGTGGCCGATATGAGTTCGGATATTCTGAGCCGTCCGGTGGACGTCACCAAATACGGGTTGATCTACGGCGGGGCGCAGAAAAATATGGGGCCTGCCGGTGTCACTTTCGTAATCGTACGTGAGGATATTCTGGGGAAGGTGAGCCGTCCGCTTCCTTCGATGGTGGATTACCGCAACCATATCGCCAACGATTCGATGTTCAATACTCCTCCCGTTTTTGCGATCTATGTAGTGAAGGAGACCCTGAAGTGGTTGAAGTCGATCGGTGGTGTGCCTGAAATACAGCGCCGCAACAGGGCCAAAGCCGACCTGCTCTACGGGGAGATCGACCGGAACCCGCTATTCGTGGGAACGGCGGCCAAGGAGGACCGTTCACTGATGAATATCTGTTTTGTGATGGCTCCGGGTTACGAGGAGCTGGCGCCCGAATTCCTCGAATTCGCCAAAGGTCGTGGCATGGTCGGCATCAAGGGACACCGGCTGGTGGGAGGTTTCCGCGCTTCGTGTTACAACGCACTGCCCGTCGAGAGCGTGCAGGCGCTGGTGGACTGCATGCGGGAATTTGAAAAAATGCACGTAAAATAGATCGGTCATGGCTCTTTTAGTTACTTATCAACCCCGCCAAAAGAGCAAGTCGGTCAAGTTTTATGATCTGTTAAACGATATGAAGATGAAAGTATTAGTTGCAACCGAAAAACCTTTTGCCAAAAGTGCCGTAGAGGGTATCCGCCGGATCGTGGAGGAGGTCGGGTACGAATTGGCCCTGCTGGAAAAATATACTGACAAGTCCGAACTGCTCGCGGCCGTGGCCGATGCCGATGCGCTGATTATCCGCAGCGACAAGGTGACGGCCGAAGTGGTGGCTGCCGCTCCGAAACTGAAGATCGTCGTACGTGCGGGAGCCGGTTACGACAATGTCGATCTGGCCGCCTGTACCGAAAAAGGCATCGTGGTGATGAACACTCCGGGGCAGAATTCGAATGCAGTGGCCGAGCTGGCCATCGGGATGATGATTTTCATGGCCCGCAATCAGTTTACGCCGGGAACAGGTTCCGAAATACATGGAAAGACAGTGGGTATCCATGCTTACGGAAATGTGGGCCGTCTGGTGGGTCGTTACGGTAAGGCGATGGGCATGAATGTGTTGGCCTACGATCCTTTCGTGGCGGATAAGGGAGTGTTCGCCGCCGACGGTGTGACGGCCGTGGATTCGGTAGAGGAACTGTATGTTAAGAGTGATTACGTTTCGCTGCATATTCCCGCCACGGAGCAGACGAAGCGGTCGATCGGCTACGATCTGCTTTCGAAGATGCCGAAAGGGGCGACACTCGTCAATACCGCCCGCAAGGAGGTGATCGACGAGGAGGGGTTGGCCCGAGTATTGGAGGAACGGAGCGACCTGAAGTATATCACCGACATTGCCGCCGATTCGCAGGCTGCTCTGAACGAGAAGTTCGGCAAACGGGTTTTTGCTACCGCAAAGAAGATGGGAGCGGAAACCGGTGAGGCGAATGTGAATGCAGGATTGGCCGCCGCCCGCCAGATCGTCGATTTTATCCGGAACGGGAACCGTAAATTCCAGGTAAACAAATAGGTACGTATGGTAAAGATCAAGCCTTTTGCCGGAATCCGGCCCCCGAAAGAGTATGCCGCCGAAGTGGCGTCGCGTCCCTATGACGTACTGAGTTCGGCCGAGGCTAAAGCCGAGGCGACCCAGCGTTCGCTGTTGCATATCATCAAGCCCGAGATAGACTTCGATCCGATTGCGGACGAACATTCTCAGGCCGTATATGACAAGGCGGTGGAGAATTTCAAGAAATGGCGTGCCAACGGCTGGCTCGTGCAGGACCCCGAGGAGTATTACTATGTATATGCTCAGACGATGAACGGCCGTACGCAGTACGGATTGGCCGTATGTTGCCATTTCGAGGATTATCTGACCGGAAAAATCAAGAAGCACGAACTGACCCGTACCGATAAAGAAGAGGACCGGATGATCCACGTGCGAAACCAAAACGCCAATATCGAACCGGTATTTTTCTCCTATCCGGCCAACAGCGAAATAGATGCGATCGTATCCGATGTCGTAACGAAACAGGCTCCCGAATACGACTTTACGGCGGCCGACGGTTTCGGGCACCATTTCTGGCCGATCAGGGATCGGAAGACAATAGACCGGATTACGGAGATATTCGCCGGTATTCCCGCTCTGTACGTGGCCGACGGCCATCATCGTACGGCTGCCGCGGCCCGCGTAGGTCAGGAACGGATGAAAGCCAATCCTCATCACACGGGGAATGAAGAATACTGTTATTTCCTGGCGGTGATTTTCCCGGATAACCAGTTGCAGATCATCGACTACAATCGGGTCGTGAAAGATCTGAACGGCCTGACGCCTGCCGGGCTGCTCGAAAGGCTGAAGGAGAACTTTACGGTGGAAGATCGGGGAACGGCTGTTTACAAACCCGATGCCCTGCATCGCTTCGGCATGTATCTCGACGGTCGCTGGTATGCTTTGACGGCCAAGGAAGGTACATATAACGACAATGATCCGATCGGTGTGCTGGATGTGACGATCCTTTCCGATCTGGTGCTCGATAGGATTCTCGGTATCAAAGATCTGCGTACGGATAAGCGAATCGACTTCGTCGGAGGTATCCGCGGCTTGGGCGAGTTGCAGAAACGGGTGGATTCGGGTGAGATGAAAGTGGCTTTCGCTCTGTATCCCGTTTCGATGAAACAGTTGATAGATATTGCCGATACAGGTAATATCATGCCTCCCAAGACCACGTGGTTCGAGCCCAAGCTGCGTTCCGGCGTGGTGATCCACTCTTTTGAGGAATAATATTTCATCGAAGTTATCGAACCGACAGCCCGCGACATTGTGCCGCGGGCTGTTTCTTTGAAGTAGAGGATACGAAACTTTCCTGAAACATATGGCTGGAAGTAAATCCGATAGCTTCCCGAAAGATTTTTTAGGCATTGTAAAAAAATCTTGCTTTTAAATAATAAATATCACGATATAATATTATATTTGTAAAGGAAAGAATAGGAATCCTTTACAAATCGTAATATATTATGGCTAAAATCAAGGGAAGTATAATTGTCGACCGGGAGCGTTGCAAGGGTTGCGATGTCTGTGTCGTTTCGTGCCCGTTCGGAGTGCTGAAGCTGTCTGCCGAAGTGAACTCCAAGGGGTACAACTATTCCTTTATGGCTAATCCGGATGCCTGTACGGGCTGTGCAAGTTGTGCCGTGATCTGTCCCGACAGCTGTATTACCGTATATCGGCAGAAGGCATCAAATTAAGTAGGTTGTATGGAAGAGGTAAAATTAATGAAAGGGAACGAGGTGGTCGCCGAGGCGGCCGTCCGTTCGGGTTGCGACGGTTATTTCGGCTATCCTATCACTCCGCAGACGGAAATCATCGAAACGCTTATGGAAATGCGTCCGTGGGAGACGACCGGCATGGTCGTGTTGCAGGCGGAGAGTGAAACGGCCTCGATCAATATGGTGTACGGGGGGGCTTCCTGCGGCAAACGGGTGATGACCTCTTCGTCCAGCCCGGGGATCAGTTTGATGGCTGAGGGTTTGAGTTATCTGGCGGGGGCCGAATTGCCCTGTGTTGTGGTGAACGTTTCCCGCGGAGGGCCCGGACTGGGGACGATCCAGCCTTCGCAGAGCGACTATTTTCAGGCTACGAAGGCTGCGGGACACGGTGATTTCCATCTGATCGTATTGGCTCCTAATTCGGTGCAGGAGATGTATGATTTCGTATTCGACGGTTTCGACCTGGCTTTCAAATACCGAAATCCCGTCATGATCCTGACCGACGGTCTGATTGGGCAGATGATGGAGAAGGTGGTGCTCGGCCGCCAGCGTCCCCGTATGACGGACGAATATATCGCCGAACATTACGGTGATTGGGCGTTGACCGGAAAGAGGGGGCGCCATCGCAATATCATCACTTCGCTGGAGTTGGAACCGCATGTGCAGGAAGAACGGAATCACCGGCTCCAGGCCAAATATGCGGCGGTCAAAGCCAATGAAGTGCGTTACGAGGCCCGGATGTGCGACGACGCTGATTACGTGATCGTGGCATACGGCTGTTCTTCGCGTATTTGTGCGAAAGTGATCGAGATGGCCCGGGAAGATGGATATAAGGTCGGGCTTCTGCGTCCGATTACGTTGTACCCCTTCCCGACGGAAACGCTCCGCGTGATGGCTGAACACGTAAAGGGATTTCTCGCCGTGGAACTTAGTGCGGGACAGATGGTCGAGGATGTTCGTCTGAGCGTAGGCAGCAACGTGTTGGTGGAGCACTACGGCCGTTACGGCGGGATGGTGCACTCCCCTTCCGAGGTGTACGATGCATTGAAAGAGAAGATAATCAGTAAATTGAAATAACTATGGCTGAGTTTCAGGTTGAAATGAAAGATGAAAACCGGGTGTATGCCAAGCCTCGTTTGCTGACCGACAATGTGATGCATTATTGCCCGGGATGCAGCCACGGGACGATTCACAAGTTGGTGGCGGAGGTGATCGAAGAGATGGGGCTTGAGGAACGGAGCATAGGTGTATCTCCGGTAGGTTGCTCGGTGTTCGCTTACAACTATATCGACATAGACTGGGCCGAGGCGGCCCACGGTCGTGCTGCTGCAGTGGCTACGGCTATAAAAAGGCTGAACCCTTCGAAATTGGTCTTCACCTATCAGGGTGACGGTGACTTGGCTGCTATCGGTACGGGCGAGACGATTCATGCCTGCAACCGGGGCGACAACATCACGATCATTTTCGTAAACAATGCCATATACGGTATGACGGGCGGCCAGATGGCTCCCACTACCCTGTTGGGCATGAAAACGGCGACCACTCCCTATGGCCGCGACGCCGCATTGAACGGTTATCCCTACAAGATCGCCAATATGATCACGCAGCTCGAAGGAGTCAGCTATGTGACCCGTCAGAGCGTTCATACTCCTGCGGCTGTCCGCAAGGCGAAAAAGGCGCTTCGCCATGCGTTCGAAAAGTCGATGGAAGGGAAAGGAGTGTCGTTCATCGAATTCGTTGCCACGTGCAACAGCGGATGGAAACTGACCCCCGTTGCTGCCAATCAATGGATGGAGGAGCATATGTTCCCATTTTATCCTCTGGGAGATTTAAAAGACATTTAGCCTTATGAAAGAAGAGTTGATTATAGCAGGATTCGGAGGGCAGGGAGTGCTCTCGATGGGGAAAATTCTGGCCTATTCGGGTGTGATGCAGAATTACGAAGTAAGTTGGATGCCCTCTTACGGTCCGGAGATGCGGGGCGGTACCGCTAATGTGACGGTTATGATCAGCGACCGGCCGATCTCTTCCCCGATCGCTCACGATTACGATACGGCAATCATTCTCAACCAGCAGAGTATGGACAAGTTCGAAGAGAGGGTTAAGCCGGGGGGCGTACTGATTTATGACACCAACGGCATCGTCCGGCATCCTGTACGTAAAGATATTCGCATCTATACGATCGACGCGACGGCCGAGGCCGCACGGATGGGAAATTCCCGTCTGTTCAATACGATGATTTTGGGCGGATATCTGAAAGTACGTCCCGTGGTTACGCTGGAGAACGTATTCAAAGGATTGGAGAAATCGTTGCCTGAGCGGGCGCACAAGAGTTTGCCCGCCAATCAGGAGGCGATCCGGATCGGTATGGGATTGATTAAAGAACACGAGGCGGAATAACAGACGCTCGTGTTGGTTTACAGATTAAGGTGAAAACGTCCCGACAATATGGTCGGGACGTTTTTGTTACGGGGATTGCATACACCCGAGGGTACATACCGGAAAGGAGAACGAAAATGATTTTTGCAGAACGTCTCCGAATGGCTATTCGAAGCGACAGTTCTCTATCCCCTTGAATCCCCGCAGGAACTCTTCCGTCTTCATCCGTTTCTTTCCGGCCATCTGTAGTTCTCCGATCAGAATATAACCGTCGGCACAAGTTGTTTTCAAATATTTTTTCCCGTCGGTGAACAGCATGCCCGGCGGGTGGGAATGAATGGCCCGTTCGAAACGGACCTCGTATATTTTTACATTCGAAGATTCTTGAGTCCCGCTCAATGCGCTCCACGCGGCCGGATAGGGCGATAGACCCCGAACCAGATTGCGGATATTTTCTCCGGTTTCACTCCAGTCGATCCGGCAGTCGTCTTTGAAAATTTTTGGAGCCTCTTTGAGCAATCCTTTTTCGCTTTCGGGTTGTACGATCGGACGTGCGGTTCCTGCGGCGATTGCTTCTACAGTCTCCGTTACCAGTTCGACACCCGCGTTCATCAGCTTGTCGTGGAGTGTCCCGGCGTTGTCTTCCGGAGAGATCGCCACTTCGTGCTGTCCCAGTATATCCCCCTTGTCGATTTCGTGGTTGAGCATGAAGGTCGTTACTCCCGTACGGTTTTCTCCGTTGATAAGCGCCCAATTGATCGGCGCAGCGCCCCGGTATTGGGGAAGCAGTGAGGCGTGCAGATTGAACGTACCTAAACGTGGGGAACTCCAGATGATTTCAGGCAACATGCGGAATGCGATTACAATCGCGAGGTCGGCGTTGAGAGCCCGGAACTGCGCCACGAATTCGGGATTTTTTAGCTTTTCGGGCTGGAGAACCGGAATTCCGGCCTCTTTGGCGTACCGTTTCACGGCACTCTCCTGCAGTTTCAGTCCCCGGCCGGCCGGTTTGTCCGGCATGGTGATGACCGAAACGACCTGATACCCCTCTTCGACCAGTCGGCGCAGGGGTGCTACGGCGAAATCGGGAGTGCCCATATATACGATGCGAAGTCCCTTTCCGGGAGTGGCCGGACGATCCGTCATGGTTCCTGTCGGTTTAATGTTTGAATAATCCGAGCGTATGCCCCATTTCCACCTCTTTGGTCTCGAGATATTTTTCATTGTACTTGTTGGGGGGAATGACGATCGGCACGTTTTCCACGATCGAGAGCCCGTATCCTTCCAGTCCTGCGCGCTTGAGCGGATTGTTGGTCATCAGCTTCATCTTGGTGATGCCCAGTTCGCGCAGAATGCTGGCCCCTACTCCATAATCGCGCTCGTCGACCTGGAATCCCAGTTTCAGATTGGCTTCGGCCGTATTGTAACCCTGTTCCTGCAGTTTGTATGCCTGCAATTTGTTGAAAAGCCCGATTCCCCTGCCCTCCTGATTGAGGTAGACGATAGCGCCTTTCCCCTCTTTTTCAATCATGGCCATCGCTTCGTGAAGCTGACGGCCGCAGTCGCAGCGGTACGATCCGAAAATATCTCCCGTTACGCAGGATGAGTGTACCCGCACCAGTACCGGTTCGTCGGGTTTCCACTCCCCTTTGGTCAGAGCGATGTGTTCCAGTCCGTTGCTTTTCTGGCGGAACGAGGTCGCCTTGAACATGCCCCATTCTGTGGGCATTTCTACCTGGTCGCCTTTTTCCACGATAGATTCGGTTTTGAGCCTGTATGCGATGATATCGGCGATGGTGACGATTTTCAGCCCGAATTTCTTGGCGATTTCCAGCAGTTGCGGCATGCGGGCCATCGAACCGTCTTCATTCATGATCTCGATCAGCGCCCCCCCCACTTTCAGACCCGCCATACGGGTCAGATCGACGACGGCTTCGGTATGTCCCGGACGGCGCAGAACGCCCCGGTTCCGGGCCCTGAGCGGAAAGATGTGACCGGGACGTCCCAGGTCCGAAGGTTT contains:
- the gmk gene encoding guanylate kinase, whose amino-acid sequence is MFHCQYTGKLVILSAPSGAGKSTIVKHLLKTFPRLEFSVSATSRAPRGTERNGVEYYFLSPEEFSKAVERGEFVEWEEVYAGTCYGTLCTELERIWSKGNVIIFDVDVKGGIRLKEIFGDKALSIFIMPPSIEELRSRLIGRGTDAPEVIERRIQKAETEISYCHKFDRIVVNDRLEEAVEEVTTLIRDFIG
- a CDS encoding NAD(P)-dependent oxidoreductase; this encodes MKVLVATEKPFAKSAVEGIRRIVEEVGYELALLEKYTDKSELLAAVADADALIIRSDKVTAEVVAAAPKLKIVVRAGAGYDNVDLAACTEKGIVVMNTPGQNSNAVAELAIGMMIFMARNQFTPGTGSEIHGKTVGIHAYGNVGRLVGRYGKAMGMNVLAYDPFVADKGVFAADGVTAVDSVEELYVKSDYVSLHIPATEQTKRSIGYDLLSKMPKGATLVNTARKEVIDEEGLARVLEERSDLKYITDIAADSQAALNEKFGKRVFATAKKMGAETGEANVNAGLAAARQIVDFIRNGNRKFQVNK
- the nadD gene encoding nicotinate (nicotinamide) nucleotide adenylyltransferase; amino-acid sequence: METMLYFGSFNPVHKGHIAIAEWVLDQGLCEEVWFVVSPRSPFKRQEELAEEQHRLEMVRTAAGESSHPDRIQACGIEFDLPKPSYTVDTLQALEERYPNRTFSILIGEDNVSGLPRWKGYDRFIRKYRIWYYPRSGGDGTKYNTPAKVLPSAPLLDYSATEIRRRLRLGEPVEEMVTPGVYRYIEKHGLWTCTTDCKTK
- a CDS encoding DUF1015 domain-containing protein codes for the protein MVKIKPFAGIRPPKEYAAEVASRPYDVLSSAEAKAEATQRSLLHIIKPEIDFDPIADEHSQAVYDKAVENFKKWRANGWLVQDPEEYYYVYAQTMNGRTQYGLAVCCHFEDYLTGKIKKHELTRTDKEEDRMIHVRNQNANIEPVFFSYPANSEIDAIVSDVVTKQAPEYDFTAADGFGHHFWPIRDRKTIDRITEIFAGIPALYVADGHHRTAAAARVGQERMKANPHHTGNEEYCYFLAVIFPDNQLQIIDYNRVVKDLNGLTPAGLLERLKENFTVEDRGTAVYKPDALHRFGMYLDGRWYALTAKEGTYNDNDPIGVLDVTILSDLVLDRILGIKDLRTDKRIDFVGGIRGLGELQKRVDSGEMKVAFALYPVSMKQLIDIADTGNIMPPKTTWFEPKLRSGVVIHSFEE
- a CDS encoding 2-oxoacid:acceptor oxidoreductase family protein; the protein is MKEELIIAGFGGQGVLSMGKILAYSGVMQNYEVSWMPSYGPEMRGGTANVTVMISDRPISSPIAHDYDTAIILNQQSMDKFEERVKPGGVLIYDTNGIVRHPVRKDIRIYTIDATAEAARMGNSRLFNTMILGGYLKVRPVVTLENVFKGLEKSLPERAHKSLPANQEAIRIGMGLIKEHEAE
- the serC gene encoding 3-phosphoserine/phosphohydroxythreonine transaminase codes for the protein MKKHNFNAGPSILPRVAIENAAKAILDFEGIGLSLLEISHRTKDYEAVNDEAESLFRELLNIPDNYKVLFLGGGASTQFFHVPYNLLEKKAGYVNTGVWAKKAIKEAKNFGEVEVLASSEDKNFTYIPKGYKIPADLDYLHITTNNTIYGTELHEDIDSPVTVVADMSSDILSRPVDVTKYGLIYGGAQKNMGPAGVTFVIVREDILGKVSRPLPSMVDYRNHIANDSMFNTPPVFAIYVVKETLKWLKSIGGVPEIQRRNRAKADLLYGEIDRNPLFVGTAAKEDRSLMNICFVMAPGYEELAPEFLEFAKGRGMVGIKGHRLVGGFRASCYNALPVESVQALVDCMREFEKMHVK
- a CDS encoding thiamine pyrophosphate-dependent enzyme, with translation MAEFQVEMKDENRVYAKPRLLTDNVMHYCPGCSHGTIHKLVAEVIEEMGLEERSIGVSPVGCSVFAYNYIDIDWAEAAHGRAAAVATAIKRLNPSKLVFTYQGDGDLAAIGTGETIHACNRGDNITIIFVNNAIYGMTGGQMAPTTLLGMKTATTPYGRDAALNGYPYKIANMITQLEGVSYVTRQSVHTPAAVRKAKKALRHAFEKSMEGKGVSFIEFVATCNSGWKLTPVAANQWMEEHMFPFYPLGDLKDI
- a CDS encoding 3-methyl-2-oxobutanoate dehydrogenase subunit VorB, producing the protein MEEVKLMKGNEVVAEAAVRSGCDGYFGYPITPQTEIIETLMEMRPWETTGMVVLQAESETASINMVYGGASCGKRVMTSSSSPGISLMAEGLSYLAGAELPCVVVNVSRGGPGLGTIQPSQSDYFQATKAAGHGDFHLIVLAPNSVQEMYDFVFDGFDLAFKYRNPVMILTDGLIGQMMEKVVLGRQRPRMTDEYIAEHYGDWALTGKRGRHRNIITSLELEPHVQEERNHRLQAKYAAVKANEVRYEARMCDDADYVIVAYGCSSRICAKVIEMAREDGYKVGLLRPITLYPFPTETLRVMAEHVKGFLAVELSAGQMVEDVRLSVGSNVLVEHYGRYGGMVHSPSEVYDALKEKIISKLK
- the fmt gene encoding methionyl-tRNA formyltransferase, translating into MTDRPATPGKGLRIVYMGTPDFAVAPLRRLVEEGYQVVSVITMPDKPAGRGLKLQESAVKRYAKEAGIPVLQPEKLKNPEFVAQFRALNADLAIVIAFRMLPEIIWSSPRLGTFNLHASLLPQYRGAAPINWALINGENRTGVTTFMLNHEIDKGDILGQHEVAISPEDNAGTLHDKLMNAGVELVTETVEAIAAGTARPIVQPESEKGLLKEAPKIFKDDCRIDWSETGENIRNLVRGLSPYPAAWSALSGTQESSNVKIYEVRFERAIHSHPPGMLFTDGKKYLKTTCADGYILIGELQMAGKKRMKTEEFLRGFKGIENCRFE
- a CDS encoding tetratricopeptide repeat protein, which encodes MHNRLQNEIDLLTTAIGESPGDHKLYLERGKLYHRDGAFDKAMNDFIRVRQLVPSHTEAGEYIAMLREIFEFRYKDIYNP
- a CDS encoding SdpI family protein, with amino-acid sequence MYPLLYWNELADTAIPIHFDIRGTADGWGGRSYLLILPIVAAVLFTGLSISEKYYKKFNYPVKVSDHNRNTLYRLGVRMMRHIKLEITVMFACINNLSLFTVFHGHSVTGVGLVFQVLIVLLFVTPLYFILRMAGSRCD
- a CDS encoding YicC/YloC family endoribonuclease, with translation MIKSMTGYGKAETAVAGKKITVEIRSLNSKQLDLSVKVPGLYRGLEYEIRNCVAKVMQRGKVDVFISYETDASSGSAAINGTLFGEYYRQIERIASEQGIGWDTQTIAAAIPAILRLPEVVQNENTSLSEEEQSAVAETVRQALDHIEQFRLQEGDTLIRDLLRRVDKIRALKEEVTPYEQARTEQIKARIRENIESAGIPVDSNRLEQEMIFYIEKLDITEEKVRLENHCRYFHEVAASEDGVGRKLGFIAQEMGREINTLGSKANDAAIQKLVVQMKDELEKIKEQVLNLL
- a CDS encoding bifunctional 3,4-dihydroxy-2-butanone-4-phosphate synthase/GTP cyclohydrolase II, with translation MTEKKLTNTVEEALEEIRAGRVLIVVDDEDRENEGDFIVAGEKITPEIVNFMLHNGRGVMCAPLTEERCRELELDMMVGNNTSLLGTPFTVSVDLLGNGCTTGVSSNDRAATIRALVDPDTKPSDLGRPGHIFPLRARNRGVLRRPGHTEAVVDLTRMAGLKVGGALIEIMNEDGSMARMPQLLEIAKKFGLKIVTIADIIAYRLKTESIVEKGDQVEMPTEWGMFKATSFRQKSNGLEHIALTKGEWKPDEPVLVRVHSSCVTGDIFGSYRCDCGRQLHEAMAMIEKEGKGAIVYLNQEGRGIGLFNKLQAYKLQEQGYNTAEANLKLGFQVDERDYGVGASILRELGITKMKLMTNNPLKRAGLEGYGLSIVENVPIVIPPNKYNEKYLETKEVEMGHTLGLFKH
- a CDS encoding 4Fe-4S dicluster domain-containing protein, whose translation is MAKIKGSIIVDRERCKGCDVCVVSCPFGVLKLSAEVNSKGYNYSFMANPDACTGCASCAVICPDSCITVYRQKASN